The nucleotide window CTTCCCGAGTTGATCGAGCTTGCGGACATCCGTGGTGACCTGCACATGCACACGACACGCACCGATGGGCGCGCCGACGCCGGGTCGATGGCGCGCGCCGCCCGGGAGCTCGGTCGCGAATACATCGCGATCACCGAGCACAGCAAGGCGCTGGCGATGGCCAATGGGCTGGACGAGCGTGCCGCGCTCGAGCACGCCGCCCGGGTGCGCGCACTGAACGGCCGCGTGGACGGCCTGACGGTGCTCGCCGGCATCGAGTGCGACATCCTGCCGGACGGGCGCCTGGATCTCTCCGACGACTGTCTCGCGCAGCTCGATTACGTGGTCGCCTCGGCGCACTCCGGGTTCGGCCAGGGGGAATCGGAAATGACCGAACGGCTCCTGCGGGCGCTTTCCTGCCCCTGGGTCGACGCGCTCGGGCATCCCACGGGGCGTCTCCTGCTCCGCCGCGAGGGATACCCCTTCCGGCTGGAGCAGGTCGTGACCGAGGCAGCCCGGCTCGGCGTGGCGCTCGAGATCAACTGCCAGATCGATCGGCTGGATCTCAATGACGTGAACGCGCGCCTCGCCCGCGAGCGGGGCGCCCGGCTGGTCATCAGCACCGACGCGCACGCGCCGTCGGCGCTCGGATGGATGCGCTGGGGCGTGACCGTCGCGAGGCGCGCCTGGTTGCGCCGGAGCGACGTTCTCAATACCATGCCGCTCGACGCGTTCCGCGCGTCCCTGCGGCGCAGCCGCCCCCGACCATGACGACACTCGCCGAGATCCGGAAAATCTACTACAGCACCACGAAGGCGACGATCAAGCGCGATCTCGCGCGGGCGATCGAGCTGCTGAAGACGATGGAGACCGAGGAAGAACGCGACAAGGCCGCCGTGTACATGGACGGCCTGTCGCAGATGCGCTCGGAGTGGGCGGCGCAAAAGAAGATGCGGTAGGGTGCCCTGTGCCTGCCCCTGCTCACCGCTTCGCGCTCTTGACGAGGAACTTCCGCGCGGCCACGCGCAGACTTTCAGGCACGTTGCGATCCGTGCCGAGCGCCTTGAGGTCCCGCTCATTGAGCCGCTGGATGAAATTCATCGACAGCGCGGGGGGTGTCTTCGAGTTCCTGACGAGCGCGACGATCACGCCGTAGTTCTTTGTCCAGCTCCGGTTGCTGGCAATGATCCGGAGCACCTCCTCGGAGACGTTCCCCATCCGCGCGAACGCCTCGATTTCACTTTCGTTGACCTTCGGGCTGCTGAGCACGGCGATCGACACGAGCTTGTTCGAGTCGCGAATCAGCACCGCGCGCTGCTCGCGCGTGCCTTTGGTCGCCAGTTTCAGCCGGTCCAGCACGGGCAAGGTCGACAGCAGCGCGGTGGAAACCCGATCGTCCTCTCCCTCGCCCGGCGCCGGCAACTCGGGGAGATCGTCGTCTGGTGTCTGGACGAGGGGCTCCTCTGACGGCACGGAGACCGCAGGCCCGGCGGCGATGCCGCGCGTGGTAAAGAACTGCCGGATCTCGTCCGGCACATCCGAGCGTCCAAGAAACGCGCTGACCGGTTCGGCCGGCAAGGCCGCGATCGTTTCGCGCGCCGCCGCCGCGACGTCACGGTCGGCATCGTCGTGCAGGAGGACGAGCAGGGCCAGCTGCTCGAGCGGTCGCGTGGCCAGCGCGCCCTGCGCGGCGAGCAGCCGCGCGTCGCGCGCCACTTCGCCGCGCCGGAAGAAATCGATGAGCGGGGTCCTGAGGCCGGGATCCATGGTCGGCCCGCGGGGGCTACGGGAGGTAGCTCCGATAGTTCTCGCGCGTCAGGTTGATTTCGCGGACCTGCTGGCCACGGCCGAGCGGCTTTGCCATGCGGCCATTCAGCGCGATGGCGCAGGCCGCGGCGTCCCCCACTTGCAGCAGCGCGGTTTGGCGGAACCGGTGAGACTCACGTCCCCCTGCGGGGATCAGGCGTGACAGCACGACCTCTCCATCCACGGTCAGCTTCGCCCAGCAGTCCGACGTCGGCAGAATTTCGAGCGTAATGGCTTCGGGATCCTGCTCGCCGACGGGCGTGGGCGCCGGCACGCCTGGCGAAGACGGCGGCGCGGCTTCCGATGGCGGCGAGGCTTGTGCGGCTTCCGATGGCGGCGGCGCCGCGGCCGTCCCCTCAGGACGGCCAGCGGCCTCCTCCACGGCAGTGGCCGCCGTTTCAGAGGGGGCAGCGGCAGCCGACGCGGGCCGGCCGGACGCATCTCCCGCCGGCATCGGGCTTCGAGAGCCGAAATAGATGATCGCGGCCGCAATAGGCAGGCTCACGAGCACCAGCTTCAGCACTACGCCGGCCATTCGCTGCTTGCTCTCAAAGTCGACTTCGTCGTTGATCCCGCCGGCGTCGGGCGGCGCCGGCACGGGCCTTGGCACGGCCGGGGCCGGGCGGCTGATCGGCGCGGGCGCGGATCGCGGCGGCACGACCGGGCGCGCGCCTGCCGACGGAGGGAAGGGGACGGCCGGCGGCAGCTCGCCTCCGAAGCGCTCCAGGAACTGCTTGACGGTCTCGTCGGGATCGAGGCCCACTTCGATCGCGTACGACCGGACGAAGGCCCGGCTGAAAATTCCGCCGGGAAGCTTCGAGACGTCGTTGCGCTCGAGCCCCTCGAGCGCAACGACCGAGATCTTGGTGGAGGCTGCGATCTGCCGGAGGGAAATCCCCTTGCGCTCTCGCGCTTCGCGGAGCTGCGCGCCGAAATCTGCCATCGATGCGTTCAATTTAGATGAGCGGTTTCACGCTGTCAAACGCCGATCGCACCTGCCGCACCGATTCGGCGAGCCGGAGGGTATCGGTCGTGGCAAACCACCGTACGGCGGCCACCCCCGCGGCGAAGGGGGCGATGTCGCGAACGCGTGTCGCGTCGATGCCTCCGATCGCCAGGACGGGAACGTGGCTGTGTCTCGACGCGTCCGCCAGCCCCTGCTCGCCGGCCCACCGGTGGCCCGGAGGCTTGGACGAGGTCGGATACACGGCTCCGAAGATGATAAAGTCCGCGCCGCCGCGCGAGGCACGCTCGATTTCCTCCGGCGCATGCGTCGAGCATCCAATCAAGAAATCGACGGGCGCAAGCGATCGCGCCGCTTCGGCAGGCATGCTCCCTGCCTTCAACTGGACGCCGTGCGTGCCGGCGGCCAGCGCGACGTCGAGGCGGTCGTTCACCAGCACGCGCGTCGCCGATCCCTGCACGGCCGACACGACGTCTTCGACAAGGGTCAGGAGGGCGCGATCCGGCAGGTCGCGTTCCCGGATTTGGAATAGATCCGCACCGGCGGCGGCAGCCGCCCGCGCCTGGCCGGCTATCGCGCGGAGCTGCGCGTCCAGCGGCCGGCCGGGTCGCAGCCGGTGGCGGTCGGTGATCACGCACACGAGCCCGCGCGCGCGCTCGAGTGGCACCGGCGTCAGCCCGCGCTGCCGGCCGACTCCGGCCGCTGGGAGCGGGGCTTCATCACGATCTCAAACAGGTCGATCAAACCCGCGCCGGCGCTGACGACGCCGATCGCCGAAATGGCCCCGCGGAGCCACGGGCTGAGCAGCACGTTGCGCAGCAGGGGCCACGCGCCCACGAAGTAGTTGCGTTCCCAGAACGTGGTCCACGGCGCCACGGTGAGCACGACGCCCATTTCGACCAGGTAGGCGACGATGATCAGCCGCGTGAACAGGTTGCCGGTCAGCTTCCGCTCTCCACGCGCGACAGCCGGTCCACGCGCGCTTTGGCGTCACGGAAACTTCCGGCGTCGGCGAGCAGCTCCAGGAATACGGCGAGCGCCCGGGCGTTCTCGCCGTGCTCCTCGAGGGTCACGCCGAGGTCGTAGAGCAGCGAACGCCCGTCCTCGGCGGACGGCGCCGGCGCCTCCGCCGCGCGCTCCATCCATTCGAGCGCCTGCGCGATCTCGCCGCGCTGCCGGTGCAGCCTGCCAAGCGCCGTCGAGGCTTCGAAGCGATGCCGCGGCGATCGCGCCGCTTGCGAGAGCGCCCTGACCGCTTCGTCGAACATACCCATCTCGATGCAGGTCTTTCCGAGCTTCAGCTGTTCGGCCGCTTCTTCCGCCCCAGGCTGCCTCGCCATCGTGTCGCGTGCCCGCGCGAACGCCTCGTCCAGGGATTTGGGGGCGGGAGCGGATGGCTCCGAGGCGTCGAGTGAAAGCAGGGCGCCCGTCAGATCGACCTCAATGGCCGAGGAAGGCGCCTCCGCCGCGTCGAGTTCGCGAAGCAGCTGGTGCAGCGCCTCGAGGTCCACGTCTTTTTCCGCGTTCTCGGCGGCGGCCTTCGTCTGCACGTTCGACGTCTCCGCCGGCGGCGGCGTTGCCGCGAGAGGCGCTGGCGCCGGCGCTTCCTCACGCGGCATCGGCATCACGGGACCGAGATCGGCGAGGGGAAAGTGGTCGGTGGCCTGGAACGGCACCTGGCCGTTCAGCCGTTCCGCGATGACGCTGTCCGGATCGGAGACCTTCAACATCGTCAGCGCCTGGCGGAAGCGCTGGATGTGGGCACTCTCCCACGGCTCGCGCGCGACCAGGTCCTCGGCCATGAGCCGGGCCTCCGCGCCCTGCCCCGCGGCGAGGTACGCGTCGCACAGCTGCTCCTGCGTCTCGTACATCGTCGCCTCGAGCCCGCCAGCCACGCAGACTTCGACCAGCTTGAGCAACGCAGGAATCTGCAGCGCCGCGCGCGCGACGTACTCCTGGAGCAGCGACGCGGCCGTCTGGTGGTCGCCATGGTCCACCGCGACGGCTGCCGCGGTGTCGATGCAGACGAGCGCGGCCTCGGGCTTCGACTGGCAGAGCGTCCAGCCGAGCTCGACCACGTCGTTCACCTTCGACGAATCGAGTTCGAGAATCCGGCCGACAATCGGCGCCGCGGCGGCAAGGTCCCCTTCGCGCAGCTCGACCTCCGCGAGGGTCATGAGGAGGCCGGAGTCCTGCCCCGCCGTCTCGGCATCCAGGACTTCGCGCACACCGGCGAGGTCGCCGCGGTCCAGGCAGGCGCGCGCGAGCTGCGACCGCCCTTCACGGTCAGCCGGATCGAGTCGCACCGCCTGGCGGAGCGCGGCCAGGGCGTCGGCCTCACGGTCCTTCTCGAACAGGTCCGCTGAAATGGCGCGGTAGCGCTCGGCCGCCAGCGCTGTGCTGCCCCCCTCTGCAAGCACGCGCGCGGCGTGCAGGCGTGCGTCGATGTCGGCCGGGTCGAGCGAGCCGAGGCGGACCACGATCTCGTCGGCCCCCTGGCGATCGCCCCGGAACCGGCGGCGCTCCGCCACGGCGGCAAACTGCGCCTTCGCGTCGGCGATCAGCCCCTGCCTCGCCGAGATCTCGGCGAGCTGGAGCTGTACCGCCTCGTCATCCGGATGAATCTTGAGGATCTTCTTGTAGAGCGCCGCCGCCTTCGAGTAGAAGCCCTCGCGGCTGAAGTGATCCGCGATTCGCGCGTACTGCCGCGCCGCGTTCTCGAGCTGGCCCGCGCGGACGAACAGATCCCCGAGGGCGTTGATGGTGTTCCAGTCCTTCGGGAACTCCTCGACCACGCGGACGTACTCCGCGATGGCGGCATCGAGCCGCCCCTGACGAAGAAGCTTCTCGGCTTTCTTCAGCGATTCTTCGCGGTCGAAGGGCACACGGACTCCCCGAATGTTCTGCGCGGGAATGATTTATCCCATCCTATCAAACATCGTAGGGGGCCGGAACGAGCGACGGTGGACGTCCGAGTACCCGTGCCGCGCGACCGCTTCGAGGTGATCCCTGGTCGCGTACCCTTTGTGACGGTCGAATCCGTACCGCGGATCCTGCGCGTGCAGCTCCAGCATGAAACGGTCGCGGCTGACCTTCGCGACGATCGAGGCCGCGGCGATCGCCGTACATCTCGCGTCGCCGTGCGCCACGGGACGCTGCGCCATGAACAGGCGGGGGATGCGGAACGCGTCGACCAGCACCATGTCGGGCAGCGGGACGATGCTCATCACGGCACGCCGCATGGCGCGCAGCGATGCCTGGTGGATATTGACCTCGTCGATCTCGGCAGGGTCGACGAACCAGACGCCCCAGCCTGCCGCACCGCG belongs to Acidobacteriota bacterium and includes:
- a CDS encoding DUF4115 domain-containing protein — protein: MADFGAQLREARERKGISLRQIAASTKISVVALEGLERNDVSKLPGGIFSRAFVRSYAIEVGLDPDETVKQFLERFGGELPPAVPFPPSAGARPVVPPRSAPAPISRPAPAVPRPVPAPPDAGGINDEVDFESKQRMAGVVLKLVLVSLPIAAAIIYFGSRSPMPAGDASGRPASAAAAPSETAATAVEEAAGRPEGTAAAPPPSEAAQASPPSEAAPPSSPGVPAPTPVGEQDPEAITLEILPTSDCWAKLTVDGEVVLSRLIPAGGRESHRFRQTALLQVGDAAACAIALNGRMAKPLGRGQQVREINLTRENYRSYLP
- a CDS encoding thiamine phosphate synthase: MPLERARGLVCVITDRHRLRPGRPLDAQLRAIAGQARAAAAAGADLFQIRERDLPDRALLTLVEDVVSAVQGSATRVLVNDRLDVALAAGTHGVQLKAGSMPAEAARSLAPVDFLIGCSTHAPEEIERASRGGADFIIFGAVYPTSSKPPGHRWAGEQGLADASRHSHVPVLAIGGIDATRVRDIAPFAAGVAAVRWFATTDTLRLAESVRQVRSAFDSVKPLI
- a CDS encoding tetratricopeptide repeat protein, which translates into the protein MPFDREESLKKAEKLLRQGRLDAAIAEYVRVVEEFPKDWNTINALGDLFVRAGQLENAARQYARIADHFSREGFYSKAAALYKKILKIHPDDEAVQLQLAEISARQGLIADAKAQFAAVAERRRFRGDRQGADEIVVRLGSLDPADIDARLHAARVLAEGGSTALAAERYRAISADLFEKDREADALAALRQAVRLDPADREGRSQLARACLDRGDLAGVREVLDAETAGQDSGLLMTLAEVELREGDLAAAAPIVGRILELDSSKVNDVVELGWTLCQSKPEAALVCIDTAAAVAVDHGDHQTAASLLQEYVARAALQIPALLKLVEVCVAGGLEATMYETQEQLCDAYLAAGQGAEARLMAEDLVAREPWESAHIQRFRQALTMLKVSDPDSVIAERLNGQVPFQATDHFPLADLGPVMPMPREEAPAPAPLAATPPPAETSNVQTKAAAENAEKDVDLEALHQLLRELDAAEAPSSAIEVDLTGALLSLDASEPSAPAPKSLDEAFARARDTMARQPGAEEAAEQLKLGKTCIEMGMFDEAVRALSQAARSPRHRFEASTALGRLHRQRGEIAQALEWMERAAEAPAPSAEDGRSLLYDLGVTLEEHGENARALAVFLELLADAGSFRDAKARVDRLSRVESGS
- a CDS encoding ribonuclease HII; the encoded protein is MVRHRAFRTLENTLRRQGFARVAGVDEAGRGCLAGPVVAAAVILDPDRYIPRITDSKTVTAAERAGLYAKIVRGAAGWGVWFVDPAEIDEVNIHQASLRAMRRAVMSIVPLPDMVLVDAFRIPRLFMAQRPVAHGDARCTAIAAASIVAKVSRDRFMLELHAQDPRYGFDRHKGYATRDHLEAVARHGYSDVHRRSFRPPTMFDRMG